A section of the Babylonia areolata isolate BAREFJ2019XMU chromosome 1, ASM4173473v1, whole genome shotgun sequence genome encodes:
- the LOC143290522 gene encoding uncharacterized protein LOC143290522 has protein sequence MVIIDLVYCGVEPFPWVLGLMGNVVNLIVLGYQGIQQTTNIILIGLATADLLYVLSSSDRLVACVMRHVDPQLAAEIEIYSIVHIQKLANIFAVVSRYYTCFIAVERFIAVRYPLKASAILKRNRMIVASVFVWMLIFSFYFYSFLLFEAAEVYNPALNRTTKRVKSSDFMVENLSVLVNYASFVLPVISAYVPVLIVFVCTCVILRSLRLSALQRRQMTSSAPNADIQQQQVTKTLVSICIVFLITNTPDVIIRIARVLFLDDGFVANGRYRNIHAVTIAIMLCCNLINSSVNVIFYVMFNRKFRATCQHLFTLCWKPLHLRSTQGDKIYQ, from the coding sequence ATGGTCATCATTGATCTGGTTTACTGTGGGGTTGAACCTTTCCCCTGGGTTCTGGGACTGATGGGGAACGTGGTGAATTTGATCGTGCTGGGTTATCAGGGCATCCAGCAAACGACCAACATCATTCTCATCGGTTTAGCCACAGCTGATCTTCTGTACGTTCTGTCTTCTTCGGACAGGCTGGTGGCGTGTGTGATGCGGCATGTAGACCCACAGCTTGCTGCTGAAATTGAGATATACTCCATCGTTCATATCCAAAAGCTGGCCAACATTTTTGCCGTGGTGTCCAGGTACTACACGTGCTTCATTGCAGTAGAAAGGTTCATCGCCGTACGGTACCCGCTGAAAGCTTCTGCCATTCTGAAACGGAACAGAATGATCGTAGCTAGTGTCTTCGTGTGGATGTTGATCTTTTCGTTCTATTTCTACTCGTTTCTGTTGTTCGAAGCGGCAGAAGTGTACAACCCGGCTTTAAACAGAACAACCAAGCGGGTGAAATCTTCCGATTTCATGGTTGAAAATCTGAGTGTGTTGGTGAACTATGCCTCGTTTGTGCTTCCCGTCATTTCAGCGTACGTTCCTGTgctcattgtgtttgtgtgcacgtgtgtcatTCTGAGGTCCCTACGGCTGAGTGCCCTCCAGAGGAGGCAGATGACGAGCTCCGCGCCCAACGCGGACATCCAGCAACAACAGGTCACCAAAACATTGGTCAGCATCTGCATCGTGTTCTTGATCACCAACACCCCCGACGTCATCATCAGAATTGCGCGGGTCCTGTTTCTGGATGACGGCTTTGTGGCAAACGGGCGATATCGGAACATCCACGCGGTGACCATCGCCATCATGCTGTGTTGTAACCTCATCAATTCTTCAGTCAACGTCATATTTTACGTCATGTTCAACCGGAAGTTTAGAGCGACCTGTCAGCACCTGTTCACACTCTGCTGGAAACCACTGCATCTGCGTTCGACTCAAGGAGATAAAATCTATCAATGA